From a single Miscanthus floridulus cultivar M001 chromosome 8, ASM1932011v1, whole genome shotgun sequence genomic region:
- the LOC136474000 gene encoding photosynthetic NDH subunit of lumenal location 2, chloroplastic-like produces MATLARHLILCSSSPSQRRRRPPPPDATAGGTDRQLQAPVQSTTRRLAVAASTALAATAALSARRPAPPPPAMAAEAAAVPTTTPGGTVPRWGTRSYVRERYFEPELTAEEAAARIRQTAEGMRTLRPMLETMSWKYVLFYVRLKSKYLGLDLTTAMAGVPAGRRADYVRVANELVDNMTEFDRFVRTPKVYESYLFYEKTLKSLDDVAEFFA; encoded by the exons AtggccacgctcgccaggcacctTATCCTCTGCTCATCCTCCCCCTCACAGCGCCGCCGGCGGCCCCCGCCGCCCGACGCCACCGCAGGCGGCACGGACAGGCAGCTGCAGGCGCCGGTGCAGTCCACCACGCGTCGGCTGGCGGTGGCCGCGTCCACGGCgctggcggccacggcggcgctgtCCGCGCGCCGGCCCGCGCCGCCCCCGCCCGCGATGGCCGCGGAGGCGGCCGCGGTGCCGACGACGACGCCCGGCGGGACCGTGCCGCGGTGGGGCACCAGGTCGTACGTGCGGGAGCGGTACTTCGAGCCGGAGCtgaccgcggaggaggcggccgcgcgcATCCGGCAGACCGCGGAGGGGATGCGCACTCTGCGGCCCATGCTGGAGACCATGTCGTGGAAGTACGTGCTCTTCTACGTGCGTCTCAAGTCCAAGTACCTCGGCCTCGACCTCaccaccgccatggccggcgtccccGCCGGCCGACGCGCTGACTACGTCCGCGTCGCTAACGAGCTCGTCGACAACATGACGGAG TTCGATCGCTTCGTGCGGACTCCCAAGGTCTACGAGTCCTACCTCTTCTACGAGAAGACGTTGAAGTCGCTGGATGATGTGGCAGAGTTCTTCGCTTGA
- the LOC136474001 gene encoding uncharacterized protein has translation MAPRGRLLDLERHDVLFFYGDYHQSDRVSVATYGIVFWPVFLVAALLLHLIAPFPHAAAVCGALCVAYCFLLYRAGAAQASSSSSSWPSTAAAVPPAEPCRPTTRSKVAGYMIEQKSQ, from the coding sequence ATGGCGCCTCGCGGCCGGCTCCTCGACCTGGAGAGGCACGACGTGCTCTTCTTCTACGGCGACTACCACCAGAGCGACCGCGTCAGCGTGGCCACCTACGGGATCGTCTTCTGGCCCGTCTTCCTCGTGGCCGCTCTGCTCCTCCACCTGATCGCCCCGTTCCCGCACGCCGCTGCCGTCTGCGGGGCGCTCTGCGTCGCCTACTGCTTCCTCCTCTACCGCGCAGGCGCAGCGCAGGCGAGCAGCTCCAGCTCCTCGTGGCCTTCCACCGCCGCTGCCGTGCCGCCGGCAGAGCCCTGTCGCCCCACTACTCGGAGCAAGGTGGCAGGCTATATGATCGAGCAGAAGTCGCAATGA